The following are encoded in a window of Cucurbita pepo subsp. pepo cultivar mu-cu-16 chromosome LG12, ASM280686v2, whole genome shotgun sequence genomic DNA:
- the LOC111807146 gene encoding LRR receptor-like serine/threonine-protein kinase ERL2, giving the protein MLEEKKQRDLRMRMRSYVVILLCLVQCCWFSDAIVDPIDFLALQSIRKGLEDLPGSNFFASWDFTADPCNFAGVFCDSDKVVALNLGDPRAGSPGLVGRIDPAIGKLSALTEFTIVPGRVFGALPESLFQLKNLRFLAISRNFIAGTLPANLGQLRSLRTLDLSYNQLTGEIPRSIGTITELSNVILCHNRLTGSVPMFPFRSLNRLDLKHNNLTGPLIPDSLPPSLNYLSLSWNRLNGPVFRLLSRLDQLNYLDLSMNQFTGTIPTQIFSFPIVNLQLQRNLFTGPIQPVDQVAIPTVDLSYNRFSGPVSAMFSSVQNLYLNNNRFTGEVPNSLVDRLLAANIQTLYLQHNFLTGIEINPTAEIPLSSSLCLQYNCMVPPIQTPCPEKAGKQKTRPTEQCGEWRG; this is encoded by the coding sequence ATGTTGGAGGAGAAGAAGCAGAGGGATTTGAGGATGCGGATGAGGAGCTATGTTGTGATTTTGTTGTGTCTGGTGCAATGCTGTTGGTTTTCGGATGCGATTGTGGATCCGATTGATTTTTTGGCTCTGCAATCGATACGGAAGGGTTTGGAGGATTTGCCGGGCTCTAATTTCTTCGCGTCTTGGGATTTCACGGCTGATCCTTGTAATTTCGCCGGTGTTTTCTGTGATTCTGATAAGGTCGTTGCCCTAAACCTAGGGGATCCTCGTGCTGGTTCGCCTGGTTTGGTTGGCCGGATCGATCCTGCCATTGGCAAGCTCTCAGCACTCACAGAGTTCACCATTGTTCCTGGTCGAGTCTTTGGAGCTCTGCCAGAATCTCTCTTCCAACTGAAGAACCTCCGTTTTCTCGCTATCAGTCGGAACTTCATCGCTGGTACTCTCCCGGCGAATCTCGGCCAGCTTCGGAGCTTGAGGACTCTGGACCTCAGTTACAATCAACTCACCGGAGAAATTCCTCGATCTATTGGAACGATCACGGAGTTATCCAATGTCATCCTCTGCCATAATCGCCTCACAGGTTCAGTCCCTATGTTTCCGTTCCGTAGCCTTAATCGTCTTGATCTGAAGCACAACAATCTCACCGGGCCTCTTATCCCGGACTCTCTTCCGCCTTCTCTCAActacctctctctctcatggaACCGCCTCAACGGCCCCGTCTTCCGCCTCCTCAGCCGCCTCGACCAGTTGAACTACCTCGACCTCAGCATGAACCAGTTCACCGGAACCATTCCAACTCAGATCTTCAGTTTCCCGATCGTCAACCTCCAGTTGCAACGGAACCTCTTCACCGGCCCGATCCAGCCGGTTGATCAGGTGGCGATCCCGACTGTCGATCTCAGCTACAACCGTTTCTCGGGTCCAGTATCGGCAATGTTTTCCTCCGTGCAGAATCTTTACCTGAACAACAACCGCTTCACCGGTGAAGTTCCAAACAGCCTTGTGGATCGATTGTTGGCTGCGAATATTCAAACTCTGTATTTGCAGCACAATTTTCTGACCGGAATCGAGATCAATCCGACGGCGGAGATTCCTCTGAGTAGCTCCTTATGTTTGCAGTACAATTGTATGGTGCCACCAATACAGACGCCGTGCCCAGAGAAGGCCGGCAAACAGAAAACCAGGCCGACGGAGCAGTGCGGCGAGTGGAGAGGGTGA
- the LOC111807145 gene encoding LEC14B homolog, whose protein sequence is MSPIIHIVNVSSAETESLANITEVHEGLDFCAHGDGRDSFGIFSVKFSTDGRELVAGSSDDSIYVYDLETNKLSLRILAHRSDVNTVCFADESGHLVYSGSDDTFCKVWDRRCFISKGKAAGILEGHVEGITFIDSRGDGRYLISNGKDQTIKLWDIRKMSNNATHYNRPRNYDWDYRWMDYPLHAKNLMHPRDRSVATYKGHSVLRTLIRCYFSPESSTGQKYIYTGSHNSCVYIYDLLTGALVATLKHHKSPVRDCSWHPQYPMLVSSSWDGDVVKWEFPGSGEAPTPPNKKRVRRRHFY, encoded by the exons ATGTCACCAATCATCCACATTGTTAACGTGTCATCCGCCGAAACAGAGTCTCTGGCAAATATTACG GAGGTTCATGAGGGATTGGATTTCTGTGCACATGGTGATGGAAGAGAttcttttggaattttctCTGTGAAATTTTCAACAGATGGACGAGAACTTGTTGCTGGAAGTAGCGATGATTCTATATATGTCTACGATCTTGAAACTAATAAGCTTTCGCTTCGAATTTTGGCTCACAGA TCTGATGTGAATACTGTGTGTTTTGCTGATGAAAGTGGCCATCTGGTTTACTCTGGAAGTGATGATACTTTCTGTAAG GTGTGGGACAGACGCTGCTTTATATCTAAAGGGAAGGCTGCagggattctagaaggacatGTCGAAGGTATCACGTTCATTGATAGTCGTGGGGATGGTCGATATTTAATTTCCAATGGTAAAGACCAGACCATCAAACTTTGGGATATCAGAAAGATGTCCAACAATGCTACTCA CTACAATAGGCCCAGAAACTATGATTGGGACTACAGATGGATGGATTATCCACTCCATGCTAAAAATTTGATGCATCCACGTGATCGATCTGTTGCTACATACAAGGGTCATTCAGTCCTGCGAACGCTTatccgttgttatttctcccCGGAATCTAG CACCGGCCAGAAGTACATCTACAccggatctcacaattcttgCGTTTATATCTATGATTTG TTGACTGGAGCTCTAGTTGCAACACTGAAGCATCATAAATCACCAGTAAGAGACTGTAGCTGGCACCCTCAATATCCAATGCTTGTAAGCTCTTCATGGGATGGGGATGTTGTCAAATGGGAATTTCCGGGCAGCGGTGAAGCTCCGACTCCTCCGAACAAGAAGAGAGTCCGCAGGCGACATTTCTATTGA